One region of Edaphobacter bradus genomic DNA includes:
- a CDS encoding glycosyltransferase family 87 protein: MTQYDAEDRVTPMREAERIGKRARGKRGLVLVAIIGSIVLQFIPTWQLQSRNSRIMRDFADLYAGGVIVREGNGSRLYDPALQLQVERERTMRPDQIGFLPYVHAPYEALLFAALSLFSYATANWIWWVCNVVLFFSTMLLLRPFLPRLEVHFELVLLALGAFVPLQMAEAQGQDSVLSQFLCTAAFVCLVRGREFFAGAVLGLALYKPHLALPAILILVLASKERVRVFAGFSVACLSLVLLSIAVVGWKTALAYPRVLANVKAVDPTAMASVYGLLHAVSGALLSDGSVVLVVGALTAGVAASTAWILYRSQPITKLTYALLMTAVLLIAYHTHLHDLILLVLPLLVAVNWLIEVGLHNRTQRLIAACVAVLYALPMIYWYPPLYTCAILVFFAAFLWEACDGRNLLRPLQPQRKQARV, encoded by the coding sequence ATGACCCAGTACGACGCCGAGGACAGGGTCACTCCAATGCGCGAGGCTGAGCGCATCGGCAAACGTGCGCGCGGTAAGCGTGGGTTGGTCCTCGTTGCGATCATTGGGAGCATCGTTCTCCAGTTCATCCCGACCTGGCAGCTGCAGAGCAGGAACTCCCGCATCATGCGTGATTTTGCCGACCTGTACGCAGGGGGAGTCATTGTGCGGGAAGGAAATGGCAGCCGCCTTTACGATCCCGCTCTGCAGCTTCAGGTTGAGCGCGAGCGGACGATGCGCCCCGACCAGATCGGGTTTCTTCCCTACGTCCATGCACCGTATGAGGCACTGCTCTTTGCGGCGCTGTCGTTGTTTTCCTATGCGACGGCGAACTGGATATGGTGGGTCTGCAATGTTGTCCTCTTCTTTTCTACGATGTTGCTTCTTCGTCCCTTTCTGCCGCGCCTCGAGGTTCACTTCGAACTTGTACTTCTGGCGCTCGGAGCGTTTGTTCCGCTGCAGATGGCTGAGGCGCAGGGGCAGGATTCGGTCCTGTCGCAGTTTCTCTGTACGGCGGCCTTCGTCTGCCTGGTACGCGGGAGGGAGTTTTTCGCGGGAGCTGTTTTGGGCCTTGCCTTGTACAAACCACATCTCGCTCTTCCGGCGATCCTGATCCTTGTGCTTGCATCAAAGGAGCGGGTTCGCGTCTTCGCGGGATTTAGCGTGGCCTGTCTCAGCCTTGTACTGCTCTCGATTGCTGTCGTGGGCTGGAAGACGGCGCTCGCGTATCCGCGAGTCCTTGCGAACGTGAAGGCAGTTGATCCAACCGCGATGGCGAGTGTCTACGGCCTGTTGCATGCAGTTTCAGGTGCGCTTCTCTCCGATGGTTCCGTCGTCCTGGTCGTGGGCGCTCTTACGGCGGGTGTTGCTGCTTCGACCGCGTGGATTTTGTATCGCAGCCAGCCGATCACGAAGCTGACCTATGCGCTGCTGATGACGGCCGTGTTGCTGATTGCGTATCACACCCATCTCCACGATCTGATACTGCTGGTATTGCCGCTTCTCGTCGCTGTGAACTGGCTGATTGAGGTGGGCCTGCACAATCGAACGCAGCGGCTGATAGCTGCCTGTGTCGCGGTTTTATATGCGTTGCCGATGATCTATTGGTATCCGCCGCTCTATACCTGCGCGATCCTGGTCTTCTTTGCGGCATTCTTATGGGAGGCCTGCGATGGCAGGAATCTTCTTCGACCGCTTCAGCCGCAGAGGAAACAAGCGCGCGTATGA
- a CDS encoding acyltransferase family protein, with amino-acid sequence MTLTKRIPTLDGWRGIAILIVVVDHLTITHHGSLAEKIHWIGPHGVTLFFVLSGFCQPTTFKEAER; translated from the coding sequence ATGACGCTAACGAAGCGGATACCAACACTCGACGGCTGGCGCGGCATCGCAATCCTGATCGTGGTGGTTGACCATCTGACCATTACGCATCACGGCAGCCTCGCTGAGAAAATTCATTGGATAGGCCCGCACGGCGTCACATTGTTCTTCGTGCTAAGCGGCTTCTGTCAACCAACAACCTTCAAGGAAGCAGAGAGGTAA
- a CDS encoding tetratricopeptide repeat protein, with protein MIPADSPRNSSLETAGLTVRGLILRDSLSFLVLTLSTAALFGVTLFLFRSFQTHREDLAVRWSERGRAAIQQGRPDLAVSALRVALGYKPDEPSYQLLLAEALAESGRIDEATNYFLNLRESRPGDGFINLELARLARKRGNAQEAIDDYRAAIFGDWHGDGLERRRSVRLELADYFAERHDFAAARAELLVAAGNAPDTAELNLLFGDQLLAAGDPHDALVYYEKAVADDPHNAAALEKAGREAYTQGDYAKAHDLLTRALECMPAKPMVWNELDVQRKRENRDELAALARNAQRLPELSLSRELPTKDRADHLQRAEMIARARLNECAAKQSSPRNASISTAAAADPLEDLLIRWKAAAGASRMALTGNATAQDTMAQLIFDTESVTSQVCGAPTGDDALLLMLGRPRTPARKNGEPE; from the coding sequence TTGATTCCCGCCGATTCGCCGAGAAACAGTAGCCTGGAGACCGCCGGACTGACCGTGCGCGGGCTCATCCTGCGTGACAGCCTATCCTTCCTGGTCCTGACGCTCTCCACCGCCGCGCTCTTCGGCGTAACACTCTTTCTCTTCCGCTCCTTCCAGACCCACCGCGAGGACCTCGCCGTGCGCTGGTCCGAGCGAGGACGCGCCGCCATCCAGCAGGGAAGACCCGACCTCGCCGTCTCCGCGCTGCGAGTCGCGCTCGGCTACAAGCCCGATGAGCCTTCGTACCAGTTGCTGCTGGCCGAGGCGCTCGCCGAGTCAGGCCGCATCGACGAAGCCACCAACTACTTCCTCAACCTGCGCGAGTCGCGTCCGGGCGACGGCTTCATCAACCTCGAACTGGCGCGACTCGCACGCAAGCGCGGAAACGCCCAGGAGGCCATCGACGACTACCGCGCCGCCATCTTCGGCGACTGGCACGGCGACGGCCTCGAGCGGCGCCGCTCCGTGCGCCTCGAACTCGCTGACTACTTCGCCGAGCGGCACGACTTCGCCGCTGCGCGCGCCGAACTGCTCGTCGCAGCGGGCAACGCACCCGACACCGCCGAACTCAACCTCCTCTTCGGCGACCAGCTGCTGGCCGCAGGCGACCCCCACGACGCACTCGTCTACTACGAGAAGGCCGTCGCCGACGACCCCCACAACGCGGCCGCGCTCGAGAAGGCGGGACGCGAGGCCTACACGCAGGGAGACTACGCCAAAGCGCACGATCTGCTCACGCGTGCCCTCGAATGCATGCCCGCAAAACCCATGGTCTGGAACGAGCTGGACGTGCAGAGGAAGCGGGAAAACCGCGACGAGCTCGCCGCTCTCGCCCGCAACGCCCAGCGCCTGCCTGAGCTTTCGCTCTCGCGCGAGCTTCCCACAAAGGACCGCGCCGATCATCTTCAACGAGCAGAGATGATCGCGCGCGCGAGGCTGAACGAGTGCGCAGCGAAGCAGTCCTCGCCACGCAACGCGTCCATCTCCACCGCCGCAGCGGCCGACCCCCTGGAGGACCTCCTTATCCGATGGAAGGCAGCCGCCGGAGCCAGCCGTATGGCGCTCACTGGCAACGCCACCGCGCAGGACACCATGGCGCAGCTCATCTTCGATACCGAGAGCGTGACCTCGCAGGTCTGCGGCGCACCCACCGGCGACGACGCCCTGCTGCTGATGCTGGGACGGCCGCGAACTCCCGCCCGCAAGAATGGAGAGCCCGAATAG
- a CDS encoding acyltransferase family protein has product MKRIPTLDGWRGIAILMVLITHLQMSLLRHAWHFAWMDLGQHGVTIFFVLSGYLITTRLQAEKEVDHLRSFYLRRFFRLMPCAWLYLLAVAFFGLLIHQRMVTRDFWGCLFFYRNYGAFEGVPVLTCHFWSLSIEEQFYLLWPLFLIVLGARKSLVFAIAASLGCAAWRLWHWSSYDSGYNFLRTEARVDALLVGCSLALLIQSAEVRAFFQRFARPVVALGLASLCLHIYKFQTLLPLSESVTIAALIGTTSVSAENSLMSRFLEYKHLRFLGLCSYSVYVWQQVFLMPRWGVLAPIVASFLPLIAVLSYALIERPCVELGRKLEKRLRNYQPYVNA; this is encoded by the coding sequence ATGAAGCGCATCCCCACCCTCGACGGGTGGCGCGGCATCGCGATCCTGATGGTGCTGATCACTCATCTACAAATGAGCTTACTGCGCCATGCCTGGCATTTTGCGTGGATGGATCTGGGACAGCACGGTGTCACGATCTTCTTTGTACTAAGTGGGTATTTAATCACCACGCGGCTCCAGGCAGAGAAAGAGGTTGATCATCTCAGATCCTTCTACCTGCGTCGATTCTTCAGACTGATGCCGTGCGCATGGCTGTATCTATTGGCGGTAGCTTTTTTTGGCTTATTGATCCATCAGCGAATGGTTACGCGGGATTTTTGGGGTTGCCTCTTTTTCTATAGGAACTACGGGGCTTTCGAAGGTGTACCCGTTCTCACGTGCCATTTCTGGTCGCTTTCAATCGAAGAACAGTTCTATTTGCTCTGGCCGCTATTCTTGATCGTGCTCGGTGCGCGAAAATCCTTGGTCTTTGCCATTGCTGCGTCACTGGGCTGCGCAGCCTGGCGCCTGTGGCACTGGAGCTCCTACGATTCAGGTTACAACTTCCTCCGCACAGAAGCGCGAGTCGATGCGCTGCTCGTCGGCTGCTCGCTCGCGCTTCTCATCCAGTCAGCTGAAGTCCGCGCCTTCTTTCAAAGATTCGCGAGGCCGGTCGTCGCTCTGGGATTAGCTTCTCTGTGTCTCCACATTTACAAGTTCCAGACTCTTCTGCCGCTTTCTGAGTCGGTCACGATTGCTGCCCTCATTGGGACAACTTCCGTCTCCGCCGAGAATTCCCTGATGTCAAGATTTCTGGAATATAAACATCTCCGGTTTTTGGGCCTCTGCTCCTACAGCGTTTATGTTTGGCAACAGGTCTTTCTCATGCCACGCTGGGGCGTCCTCGCTCCGATCGTCGCGTCGTTCTTGCCGCTGATTGCAGTGCTGAGTTACGCACTCATAGAAAGGCCCTGTGTCGAACTCGGACGAAAGCTCGAAAAGCGCCTTCGTAATTATCAGCCGTACGTGAACGCCTAA
- a CDS encoding acyltransferase family protein translates to MALTKRIPTLDGWRGVAILMVIVTHLQSGLLGHVWRYKWMDLGQHGVSMFFVLSGFLITSRLLAEEKIGLRRFYLRRVFRLMPCAWAYLAFVALFGLAFKLHIIGEDVWACLFFFRNYLPEQSANAMTSHFWSLSIEEQFYLVWPFLLFLAGKRKAFWIGLSVALACAAYRFHHWDHLSGGIYNLHTEVRIDALMAGCLFAILNSHEPFRRQLQQNVGIPLASSLLATCLCIYNYQTFVPLTESAFIGLAITCTSLAPSSLAGRVLEYKHLKFLGVLSYSLYVWQEFFLVPHWGPIGIAILPLIAIASFSLIERPGIALGRWLEARLRSAHETTETNLKSDPQEVEPA, encoded by the coding sequence ATGGCGCTAACAAAGCGGATACCAACACTCGACGGCTGGCGCGGCGTCGCAATCCTCATGGTCATAGTCACACACCTGCAAAGCGGTTTGCTGGGCCATGTGTGGCGCTACAAGTGGATGGATCTCGGCCAGCACGGCGTCAGCATGTTCTTCGTGCTAAGTGGATTCCTGATCACGTCCAGGCTTCTCGCTGAAGAGAAGATCGGTCTTCGACGCTTTTATCTTCGGCGCGTCTTCCGCCTGATGCCCTGTGCGTGGGCCTATCTTGCCTTCGTCGCGCTCTTCGGACTTGCCTTCAAACTCCATATCATCGGCGAGGACGTCTGGGCGTGCCTGTTCTTCTTCCGCAACTATCTCCCCGAGCAGAGTGCGAACGCGATGACCTCACATTTCTGGTCGTTGTCGATCGAAGAACAGTTCTATCTTGTATGGCCTTTCCTGCTCTTCCTCGCAGGCAAACGAAAAGCCTTCTGGATAGGACTCAGTGTCGCCCTTGCCTGCGCGGCCTATCGCTTCCACCACTGGGATCATCTCTCAGGTGGCATCTACAACCTGCACACTGAAGTCAGGATCGATGCGCTCATGGCGGGCTGCCTGTTCGCGATCCTCAATAGCCACGAGCCTTTCAGGAGACAACTCCAACAAAACGTCGGCATCCCGTTGGCATCTTCCCTTCTCGCGACCTGCCTCTGCATCTATAACTATCAAACTTTTGTTCCTCTCACGGAATCCGCGTTCATAGGTCTTGCGATCACATGCACGTCACTCGCTCCCTCCTCGCTAGCCGGAAGAGTGCTCGAATACAAGCACCTCAAATTCCTGGGAGTGCTTTCGTACAGCCTGTACGTCTGGCAGGAATTCTTCCTCGTGCCCCACTGGGGGCCCATTGGCATCGCTATACTGCCACTGATCGCAATCGCAAGCTTTTCCCTAATCGAGCGACCTGGAATCGCGCTCGGCAGATGGCTCGAAGCTCGTCTCCGCAGCGCTCACGAAACGACTGAGACCAATCTGAAATCTGACCCCCAGGAAGTCGAACCCGCCTGA
- a CDS encoding Maf family protein produces MLILASSSPRRRELLSQAGLDFTVEHADISEEPQPNEPPAKYVQRLAVEKAQAVWDRRKAADSSDDPITVLGADTVVVLDGHILGKPADPSEARHMLERLAGRTHQVLTGVAAINHRAIVSDVEVTQVFFDLIDEDELVHYLASGEPLDKAGAYGIQGYAARWIPRIEGCYFNVMGLPLSRTIALLAKAEEGPSEARPPL; encoded by the coding sequence ATGCTGATCCTGGCCTCATCCTCACCGCGCCGCCGCGAACTTCTCTCCCAGGCCGGCCTCGACTTCACCGTTGAGCACGCCGACATCAGCGAAGAGCCGCAGCCCAACGAGCCTCCCGCCAAGTACGTCCAGCGCCTCGCCGTCGAAAAGGCGCAGGCCGTCTGGGACCGCCGCAAGGCCGCCGACTCCTCCGACGACCCCATCACCGTCCTCGGAGCCGACACCGTCGTCGTCCTCGACGGCCACATCCTCGGCAAGCCCGCCGACCCCTCCGAGGCGCGCCACATGCTCGAGCGCCTCGCCGGCCGCACCCACCAGGTCCTCACCGGAGTCGCCGCCATCAACCACAGAGCCATCGTCTCCGACGTCGAGGTTACCCAGGTCTTCTTCGACCTCATCGACGAGGACGAGCTCGTCCACTACCTCGCCAGCGGCGAGCCGCTCGACAAGGCCGGGGCCTACGGAATCCAAGGCTACGCCGCCCGCTGGATCCCCCGCATCGAGGGCTGCTACTTCAACGTCATGGGCCTGCCCCTCTCCCGAACCATCGCCCTCCTCGCCAAAGCCGAGGAAGGCCCCAGCGAGGCCCGCCCGCCGCTATGA
- a CDS encoding M20 family metallopeptidase — MSTSEIAASVELSNRWFHERLRELVLQESPSEDRAAVNAAVEMVEGWAGELGGTARRHSQKQFGDVLELRFGPARSRRKPLLLLGHLDTVWSMGTLKTMPWQEKDGRWFGPGVLDMKAGVVMALTAVKVLKELGLDRPVTLLLNSEEEVGSPVSRPITERLAKSSAAVFVLEPAQGLAYKTARKGVGQYVVRVKGVSAHAGVDFEKGHSAVLELARVIETIAGFTDLKRQITVNCGVIGGGTRSNVIAAEAFTEVDVRIAKAGDAARVDRLFRRLKATDRACRLEVTGGVNRPPMERKAGTVALFGQARGLAGELGFALDEASTGGGSDGNFTAALGVPTLDGMGAVGEGAHAVHENVVVEHLAPRTALLAAMIAAVD, encoded by the coding sequence ATGAGCACAAGCGAGATTGCAGCCAGTGTCGAATTGAGCAATAGGTGGTTTCATGAGCGTCTTCGGGAGCTGGTTCTTCAGGAGTCGCCAAGTGAAGACAGGGCGGCAGTTAACGCAGCCGTGGAGATGGTAGAGGGGTGGGCTGGCGAGCTGGGCGGCACGGCGCGGAGGCATAGCCAGAAGCAGTTTGGCGACGTGCTGGAGCTGCGGTTCGGACCGGCGCGGTCGCGGCGCAAGCCTCTGCTGTTGCTGGGGCATCTGGACACGGTGTGGTCGATGGGCACGCTGAAGACGATGCCGTGGCAGGAGAAGGACGGCCGGTGGTTCGGGCCCGGCGTGCTGGACATGAAGGCCGGGGTGGTGATGGCGCTGACGGCGGTGAAGGTGTTGAAGGAGCTTGGGCTGGACCGTCCGGTGACGCTGCTGCTGAACAGCGAGGAGGAGGTCGGCAGCCCTGTTTCGCGGCCGATTACGGAGCGGCTGGCGAAGAGTTCGGCGGCTGTGTTTGTGCTGGAACCGGCGCAGGGGCTGGCCTACAAGACGGCGCGCAAGGGCGTGGGGCAGTATGTGGTCCGGGTGAAGGGCGTCAGCGCGCACGCGGGCGTCGACTTCGAGAAGGGCCACTCGGCGGTGCTGGAGCTGGCGCGGGTGATCGAGACGATCGCCGGGTTCACGGACCTGAAGCGGCAGATCACGGTGAACTGCGGAGTGATCGGCGGAGGCACGCGGTCGAATGTGATCGCGGCGGAGGCGTTTACGGAGGTCGATGTGCGGATCGCGAAGGCGGGCGATGCGGCGCGCGTCGACAGGCTCTTCCGGAGGCTGAAGGCGACGGACCGGGCGTGCAGGCTTGAGGTCACGGGCGGGGTCAACCGTCCGCCGATGGAGCGCAAGGCCGGGACGGTTGCGCTGTTCGGCCAGGCGCGGGGACTCGCGGGCGAGCTGGGCTTTGCGCTGGACGAGGCGTCGACCGGCGGCGGCTCGGATGGCAACTTCACGGCTGCGCTGGGAGTTCCGACGCTCGACGGCATGGGCGCGGTGGGCGAAGGGGCTCATGCGGTGCATGAGAATGTGGTGGTCGAGCACCTGGCGCCGCGGACGGCTCTGCTGGCGGCGATGATCGCGGCGGTGGATTAG
- the lpxC gene encoding UDP-3-O-acyl-N-acetylglucosamine deacetylase: MVSEAHFERTIRSAVEFSGVGLHSGAPVSMRLVPAPAGSGIVFRRIDLDNFEIPATGRNVAKVSYATSLMRGSVLISTTEHLLSALIGTGIDNVIVEINNLEVPILDGSALPYVRAFESIGVKQQRRKREYMRILKEVEVRDGGKFIGVYPGRGYQIDYTIEFPAPIGHERFTGDLATGDYEKLIAPARTFGFKEDEAMLRDMGLIRGVSNESAIILTRKGVENGPLRFRDEFVRHKVLDLIGDLALAGRRIEGHVVAERAGHAMHTALVQRLLSDRSAWEFAHGYDEVPVPQRTSAVLHPATA, from the coding sequence GTGGTATCGGAAGCTCACTTTGAGCGAACAATCCGGTCTGCGGTGGAGTTCAGCGGCGTCGGTTTGCACAGCGGCGCACCGGTCTCCATGCGCCTTGTCCCTGCGCCCGCGGGCTCGGGGATCGTCTTCCGCAGGATCGATCTCGACAACTTCGAGATTCCCGCAACCGGCCGCAACGTCGCCAAGGTCAGCTACGCCACCAGCCTCATGCGCGGCAGCGTGCTCATCTCCACCACCGAGCATCTGCTCTCCGCGCTGATCGGCACCGGCATCGACAACGTCATCGTCGAGATCAACAACCTCGAGGTCCCCATCCTCGACGGCAGCGCGCTGCCCTACGTCCGCGCCTTCGAATCCATCGGCGTTAAGCAGCAGCGTCGCAAGCGCGAGTACATGCGCATCCTCAAAGAAGTCGAGGTCCGCGACGGTGGAAAGTTCATCGGCGTCTATCCCGGCCGCGGATACCAGATCGACTACACCATCGAGTTTCCCGCGCCTATCGGCCACGAGCGCTTCACCGGCGACCTCGCAACCGGCGACTACGAGAAACTCATCGCCCCCGCGCGCACCTTCGGCTTCAAGGAAGACGAGGCGATGCTGCGCGATATGGGGCTCATCCGCGGCGTCTCCAACGAGAGCGCCATCATCCTCACGCGCAAGGGAGTCGAAAACGGCCCCCTCCGCTTCCGCGACGAATTCGTCCGCCACAAGGTGCTGGACCTGATCGGCGACCTCGCCCTGGCGGGCCGCAGAATCGAAGGCCACGTCGTCGCCGAGCGCGCCGGCCACGCCATGCACACCGCCCTGGTGCAGCGCCTCCTCAGCGACCGCTCCGCCTGGGAGTTCGCCCACGGCTACGACGAAGTCCCCGTGCCCCAGAGAACCTCCGCAGTCCTCCACCCAGCCACAGCCTAG
- a CDS encoding chloride channel protein, producing the protein MADHTTATATAAQPKQDLASLLPIREERLFLLLSIFIGVISGLLVVSFRMAIEWLTVLLQGSAPGPHQMRLILAPASAGVVIALFTRYLFPNVRGSGVNQTKAALYIHNGYISARTMIGKFLLSSLAIGSGHSLGPEDPSLQVGAGVASLLSRHFGLSRERLRLFAPVGAAAGLAAAFNAPISAILFVIEEVIGQWSAAVLGSIVLAAVSSVFVARWFWGAQPLFRIPVVNLRNPQELLAYAVLGVVGGAASLFFTKLLCWLRPTLRAQPAWFQMMQPALAGILVGGIGYFGLPQVMGAGYEAIDQAMHAQFALKILLLLALFKIIATTLSFSSGTPGGMFAPTLFIGAMLGASVGSFEKIFFPHLTGSIGSYALVGMGVLFAAFLRAPLTSVFMVLEVSQNYTIILPVILANTIAYLISRSLQPVPVFEVLTHQDGLILPSMEERREETDLRIEDALQPVSVPILPGAETLWNLKHELAQQKVATGAPAVLVQCGDGRWYSATHDELKAISAEAKTHNDPTAHVPLQQRLGDERTPLIFPDQPLANTLPHFSRWPLLPVANRAVRGALEGMLTLDDVLKCFQKGEQKSNRMPISHISKDAF; encoded by the coding sequence ATGGCAGATCACACGACGGCCACGGCAACCGCAGCGCAGCCGAAACAGGACCTGGCGAGCCTGCTGCCCATCCGCGAAGAGAGGCTCTTCCTTCTTCTCTCCATCTTTATCGGAGTCATCTCCGGCCTGCTCGTCGTCTCCTTTCGCATGGCGATCGAGTGGCTGACCGTGCTGCTGCAGGGCTCCGCGCCCGGGCCGCACCAGATGAGGCTGATCCTAGCCCCCGCCTCTGCCGGAGTCGTCATCGCGCTGTTCACCCGCTACCTCTTCCCGAACGTCCGCGGCAGCGGAGTCAACCAGACCAAGGCCGCCCTCTACATCCACAACGGATACATCTCCGCACGCACGATGATCGGCAAGTTCCTGCTCTCTTCGCTGGCCATCGGCAGTGGACACTCGCTCGGCCCCGAGGACCCGTCGCTGCAGGTCGGCGCCGGAGTCGCCTCGCTGCTCAGCCGACACTTCGGCCTCTCGCGCGAGAGGCTGCGGCTCTTTGCTCCGGTAGGCGCAGCGGCCGGTCTTGCGGCAGCGTTCAACGCTCCCATCTCCGCCATCCTCTTCGTCATCGAAGAGGTCATCGGCCAATGGTCGGCCGCGGTGCTCGGCTCCATCGTGCTCGCCGCCGTCTCCAGCGTCTTCGTCGCGCGCTGGTTCTGGGGAGCACAGCCGTTGTTCCGCATTCCCGTGGTGAACCTCCGAAACCCGCAGGAGCTTCTGGCCTACGCGGTGCTCGGAGTCGTCGGAGGCGCGGCCTCGCTCTTCTTCACGAAATTGCTCTGCTGGCTACGCCCCACCCTGCGAGCGCAACCCGCGTGGTTCCAGATGATGCAGCCCGCGCTGGCCGGAATCCTCGTCGGCGGAATCGGTTACTTCGGGCTCCCGCAGGTCATGGGCGCCGGATACGAGGCCATCGACCAGGCCATGCACGCGCAGTTCGCCCTCAAGATCCTGCTGCTGCTCGCGCTCTTCAAGATCATCGCGACCACCCTCTCGTTCTCGAGCGGTACCCCCGGCGGAATGTTCGCCCCCACGCTCTTCATCGGGGCGATGCTCGGGGCCTCGGTCGGCTCCTTCGAGAAGATATTCTTCCCCCACCTCACTGGCTCCATCGGCTCCTACGCTCTGGTCGGAATGGGAGTCCTCTTCGCGGCCTTCCTGCGCGCTCCGCTCACCTCCGTCTTCATGGTGCTCGAGGTCAGCCAGAACTACACCATCATCCTGCCCGTCATTCTCGCCAACACCATCGCGTACCTCATCTCGCGAAGCCTGCAGCCCGTCCCCGTCTTTGAGGTCCTCACCCACCAGGACGGACTCATTCTTCCGTCAATGGAAGAGAGGAGGGAAGAGACCGACCTGCGCATCGAGGACGCCCTGCAACCCGTCTCCGTCCCCATCCTTCCTGGTGCGGAGACGCTCTGGAACCTCAAGCACGAACTGGCACAACAGAAAGTAGCCACCGGCGCTCCGGCCGTGCTGGTGCAGTGCGGCGACGGCCGCTGGTACTCCGCGACACACGACGAACTGAAGGCAATCTCCGCCGAGGCGAAAACCCACAACGATCCCACGGCGCACGTCCCATTGCAACAGCGCCTCGGCGACGAGCGCACGCCGCTCATCTTCCCCGATCAGCCACTGGCAAACACGCTCCCGCACTTCAGCCGCTGGCCTCTGCTTCCGGTCGCAAACCGCGCCGTGCGAGGCGCACTCGAAGGCATGCTCACCCTCGACGATGTCCTGAAATGCTTCCAGAAGGGAGAGCAGAAGAGCAACCGCATGCCCATCAGCCACATCTCCAAAGATGCGTTTTGA
- the folK gene encoding 2-amino-4-hydroxy-6-hydroxymethyldihydropteridine diphosphokinase, with the protein MNQKTAAIALGSNLTSPFGNPAANLREATRRLASLGEVKAVSSFYETDPVGYLDQPCFINAAALLETTLEPVQLIRELLAVERAMGRDRTGAVAKGPRVIDLDLLLYGVRVISTPELTLPHPAMHERRFVLEPLAEIAPTMMHPVLRFTVQELLQRLK; encoded by the coding sequence ATGAATCAAAAGACAGCAGCAATCGCACTAGGCTCAAACCTCACCTCTCCCTTCGGCAACCCCGCCGCAAACCTGCGCGAAGCAACCCGGAGACTCGCATCGCTGGGCGAGGTGAAGGCCGTGTCCTCGTTCTACGAAACCGATCCCGTCGGCTATCTCGACCAGCCCTGCTTCATCAACGCAGCCGCGCTTCTCGAGACCACGCTCGAGCCAGTACAACTCATCCGCGAACTGCTCGCTGTGGAGCGCGCCATGGGACGCGACCGCACCGGCGCAGTCGCCAAGGGCCCCAGAGTCATCGACCTCGACCTCCTGCTCTACGGCGTCCGAGTCATCTCCACCCCCGAGTTGACCCTGCCCCATCCCGCGATGCACGAGCGCCGCTTCGTCCTCGAGCCTCTCGCCGAGATCGCACCCACGATGATGCACCCGGTACTTCGGTTTACAGTGCAGGAGTTGCTACAACGACTGAAATAA